The genomic stretch TCATCGCTACAAGCATTAAACAACTCTTTGGAGAACAATAGCAACTTGGGTTATTTTTAGGAATATATTGTTCGGCTTTACAGAATATATCGCAAAAATAGTGCCGCTCAGTAACTGGATTGGCAGAGAAGATACTGGATTCTTTCACGGTTGGACAACCTTTTATTGGGCATGGTGGATTGCATGGGCGCCATTTATAGGCACTTTCATTGCTCACATCTCAAAAGGACGCACGGTTCGGGAATTTATTATTTTCGTGCTTTTGTTGCCTACATTGTTATGCTTAATCAATAAAATAAAATGGTGGCAGAATGGCTCTGTCACCATTTTAGAGGGTAAAATTGGTTTTGAATAGAATAAATACCTTGATGCCGTGCCAAAGTCTTTAGAACCAGAATCGTGACATCAAAATAATCTGGTCTGTCCCCTGAAGTTGGCGCAATGTGCCTTTATCTTTAGTGGCATCATCGGCATTGTGGTCAGCATTGGCGAGGTTCGCCCAGTAAAAGAGAGAAATTGCCCCGTTTTCGATAAAATTGTACTGCGCACTGAGTGTAACCCGTTGGCTTGCATCTCCCTTAACCCTTCGATCTGGGTCAAACAAACCGTATCGACCGGCGACGGTGAATTGGGGAAGAATGCGATATTTTGCCCCAACGTAATACCCCTTTGAATCAACAGCATCCGGTGTGAAAGCCGCGACCTCTCCGCTATTTCCAAAATTGAATTCACCCTCAATACTCACCCCTGCGTAGGAAGCAGTGAGGAATGCCCCGATGAGTCGTTCCCAGTCTTCGGTTGATTTTTCAAGGATTGCGGATACGCCTGCTCGAATTGGGCCGAGCTGTGCACCAAGAGTCCCGAGTCCGCCTTTCGCTGCGGTGGTATTGGTATTAAAGAAAGCGGCATTGTAGAAAATTTGCCCAGCACTCCCACCCATTTCGACCCCGACATCCCGTTTATTAGAACCGAGTCCATACCCTTCCCGAACAAGAATGTTATGATCTTTCTGTTTGATAGCGAAGGGCAGTCGAAATTGTCCGACTTTGACATAGAGATGCTTTGGAATCGCATCTACCGTTGCAAACGCATTCATCGTTGTCCCGGCGTTGTTGGACAGGGTAAGCCGGACGTGTTCAGAGGCTTCTGCGTTGAAGGTTACTTCCGCTTGCATGAGCAGAAATCTGTCGACGGAAGAGTGGCATGAATTACATCCAGCGATGGCATTCTCTGCTTCGTTGACATGTGTTGTTTTGATAAAAGCTGTCTGGAAATCAAAGGAGGTTGTGAGTCGTTTGACGACCTCCTTAACTTCTTCAGTCACGGCTTCCATGTCGAAATCTTCGGGGAATTCAAAATAGTTCTCTTCAAAAATTTCGCCGACCCGATTTCGGGGTCCACCGCCCGCCGGGTCAAGATGACAAAAACTGCACTCTTTCTCAAGTTCGGTTGCAAACTCAGGTCGTGCCTCTACGGTGGTCGGGAAAAAAAGACTGATCGAGACACTCGCTATGAACGCGAGCCAGGGAAACAGTGATATACCTCTGGATATATCCGACGATTTTGGGAGTAGAGTGGTATTACTCAGGTATCTCGTCCAGTCGTTAGCGTATGAATTCAAAAGATGCTCCTTATCTTTTAACGTGAGTTTGATAAAAGTGGGAAATCAACGGTATTCATGCTATAAAGCATGAACCGGGGTTTCGCTACTGCTATTTGGTTAGAAAGTGTCTTCAAGAAGAGCGTATCTGTCCAAATTATGCGTTTTTTCGGTTGTTTTCCCGGTCTACCTGGGGAAACACCCAAGCAAAAACACCTACAGATTTATTTTCAAACTGGCGTTATCTTTTAATCAAGTTCCGTGAAAACGTAATCGATGTCTTCAACTCGGGCATGACATCCCCAACAGATCCGGTCTTGCGCTATGACGCTGAATTCAGCATCTGGTGCGTTTCGGACGTATTCAATAAACTGCCAATCGTTGTGATCGGGGTCGGTGCCTGCTTTTTTCCGCATAATCGCAATAAGCCCGATATAATCCTTACCCGGACGAATCGCGTCTTTTACGACGATACTTCCATCTGGATATGGGAGCTGCTGGGTTCCGTTCGGTGCAATGGTGTCCCGTGTTTGATTAACGTAAACGTTTTTTGTTCCGTTGTGTGGGTCACCACCGGGTACAGGCGGGATGGGTTCTGCGTTTAATTTGAGCCATTGTGTGTAACCTGCTACATCATCCGGTAAGCCGGGGAGTGCTACTGCCGGTTCTGTAGGTTGAATAGGTTCTTCTATGGTCATGGTTTCTTCTTCGGATTTTTCAATGATTTCTTCCAATTGTTCGCTGGCACAGGCAGTGAAAAGCAGCGCTATTGCCAGGACAGCCAGCAAGTTCTGTAAGAACGGTGTTTTGCTTGGGGATTTCTTCGGATTTGCCCGAATTCCCGTATACGTTTTCATGATGAATACCTCGTTTTTCAAAAGTGTCTGTAGATGCGGATTCCGGTTCCCGATACGCCTATTTTTCCGAGCCGTTTTGTGGCATACCGGGTAGCGGTTCCGTAAAGGGTTCACCGCGCGCCTCGGCGGCTTTTCGGCGACTGTCCCACGCGGCGATCTCCCGATAAACCTCTGCTATACCTTCGGTTTTACCTTCGGCTATACCTTCGGCTTTACCTTCGGCTTTTGCAGCCTCTATACGTTTTTCTTGTCTCGCGAGATACCAATCTGACAATAACATGATAAGATCAATGCCTCCTATGATGATAGCAACTATCATACCGTTGACCGGTATAAATGCCGAAATGTCCTTTACGACGTTCTGAACAGAAACATGTCCGTTCCAGCCCGTACTTATTTCATAATGCAATGCGATGTAGCTATAGATAATACCGAAACTCGAAATCAGGAACAGCACAAAACCTGTTTTTCCAGTCTTCCAGAAATCCCGCACAGTCTTCCACAATCCGTACCCTTTGTTCAAAATATCCTCCTCGCGATTCCATCCTATATAAATATAGCATCTATAAGAAAAAATTTCAAACAAATAGGATTACAGCCCCTTATAGGAGCGATCTCCGAATCGCGACATCGCCCGTAGTCCTCACAGAAAATCGAAAAATTGAATGTCGCCACGTTTCTCCGAAAGCTGTTGACATAAAGAGAACTTTTGTGCATAATGATTCACATAGCTAACTTGATTTTTTTACTACGATCGATCCGACGTTTGATGACAGGCTCAGGATAACGTATGATACTGCAAGAGCGCGCGGGTTATGGAAAAATACTTAGGCAGACACGAATATGTCTGAGTACTGGGCGCAAGGTGTAGGTACTTGGTTTCACGCGAATCCAGGGTTTCAGTCTGCTGCGACGCGGGCAGCTCAAAAGGCATAGGTCAAAGAAAAAATAAGGAAAAAAAGGAAAGATAATGCTCAGAAATTTATTCAAAGGTAGTGATAAAAGCCACGATGAATCCGAGGGTGTAGATGAACAGAGGAGTTGGTTTGATCGGCTTAAGTCCGGCTTGACAAAAACCCGGGACCAGTTCCTATCCCAATTATCAGGACTCCTACGGGTTGGAAGAAGAATCGACGAGGATTTGATGGAAGAAATCGAAGAAATTTTAATCCAGTCAGATGTGGGGGTTGATACAACCCTGACCCTAATGGATAACGTTAGGGAGCGGGTGAAGTCAGAAGGCTTAAGCGATTCTTCAGAGTTGGCATCCGTCCTAAAATCGGAAATTCTCAATTTGCTTGGAGCGGATGTGCCGTTGCGAATTAAAGATGAAAAGCCGTATACGATTTTAGTGTTGGGTGTCAATGGTGCAGGTAAAACGACAACTATCGGTAAACTTGCCAGTCGCTTTATCGCGGACGGACACCGCGTGCTTGTTGCCGCGGGGGATACGTTCCGTGCAGCAGCCGAGGATCAGCTCGGTATTTGGTGTGAACGTGCTGGAGCAGAACTCATCCGGGGCGGCGAAAATGCTGAACCCGCCTCTGTCGTCTTCGATGCGATTCACGCCGCGAAACATCGCGATGCCGATGTACTCATCGTAGACACTGCCGGTAGACTGCATACCAAAAAACCGCTGATGGATGAATTGTCGAAGATTGGACGTGTGATGGGACGCGCACATACCGGGGCCCCCCATGAGGTCCTCTTGGTCGTTGATGGGACGGTTGGTCAAAATGCGCTGATGCAGGCGAAAATTTTCAATGATGCAGTGCCGATTACAGGGGTAGTCGTTACAAAACTTGATGGCACTGCCAAAGGGGGGATTGTCATCGCGGTGAATGCGGAAATCGGCGCGCCTGTCAAACTCATCGGCATTGGTGAGAAGCTCGACGATTTGCGAGATTTCGCGGGGACAGATTTCGTTGAAGCCCTCTTTGCAGAGGAAACAGCAGAATAACCATCAGCAGTCAGGGGTTGGGAAACCCAACCCCTACGCAAACGGGATTGCTCGTAGGGGCGAGGTCCCCTCGCCCGTTTCTTGCTATTAGGAATCTGTTTCTCGTAGATAGGGGCGGAGATGTTTGCGAAGATTACGATGCGCGTGGAGCAGATGGGCTTTGACTGTTCCATCGGATCGTCCAACGGTCGCTGCAATATCTTTAAGTGATAACCCGTCCCAGTGCCGTAAAATGAAGATTTGTCGTTGTTTTGGCGGAAGCCGACGGACAGCTTTCCGGATATGGGCCCTTAACTCCTTATTTTCCATTGCTTTTGCGGGTGATTCTGAGCGCGGATCCGGGATATTGGACATCGGCAGTTCCTCGGAGTCATCGGAGTCGTATAGGAGGACTTCCGATCTTGCTTTTTTCCGTAGGAAATCGATACAGAGATTCACCGTGATTCGGTAAAGCCAACTGTAAAACTGACACTGACTCTTAAAGTCGCCTAATCCTTGATATGCGCGTATGAAAGCGTCTTGTGTCAAGTCCGATGCATCTTCTGGGTTTGGGACGAAGCGTTGCACCAAACGATAGGTGCGTTTTTGGTAGCGGGTAAAGAGCATGTCAAATGCGGCGGTGTCGCCTTGTTGAAATCGCTCGATTAGTTCAACGTCCTCGTTACATTCTGGAGGGATGCTTTCTGGGCTTTGGGACTGCATGTTCTCCTCTTAAGCGTCATTGACCGGGAAAGCGGTTTCTAACTTTGTTAGGTTCTGACAGCGAAGTTGCTATACGAACATCGCTAAACCCCATTATTGGAAATCAGAAACACAAGTGGTCATTGACAAAATGGAAGTCACTGATTCGTTTGTTTGTAGACACTGCGAAACCAACGTTTATATCTCTGGCTGTCTTGAACCATCTGTTGTAGGACAATTAATTCTTCGTCTTCTTCGGCATGTGGATTCGTCTCAAGCAACGATAACAATTCCTCATAGACCAGGGCATCTTCGTGGATGAGTGATGAGAGGAGTCTCTCGAAATTCTCACCATGTCCGAGCATTGCCAACAGTTGGTTCGTATGGCGTATCTCCTCAGAAGCAGCTTGGTTCAAGTACGCTGCAAGTTCATGTTCGTTGCGTTTTTCGGCGATTTGTGCGAGAATCAATCGCATCCCGACAAGTTTGAGTTTTGCTTGTGCCAGTTCGTCCAGATCCGCTTCAAGCCGTTTTTGTAGATGGTCCGCGTCACGTGGATGTAACTGTGCATAGCTTGGCCACACCGGCTTCGCCATCACCTGTTTCAGCCGTTTTAGGCTGTCAATCAGGGTTTCCTGCTCTTGTGGGGATAATTGTCCAAAAGTACTTTCCCAAAAGTTTGTCTCGTGGACGACGCGTTCTCGGAAAAGTTTTTCAGACTGCGGGGTAAGTTGAATTCGCGCACGTCTCCGATCCTTATCACATTTCCGACGGACTACCCAACCGTGCCGTTCAAGACGACTCACTAAAGCGGATGTTGTATTATGGGCAAGACCCAAATGCTCGCCGAGTTCGCTCACTGACATACCTGCCTCGCGCCCATACCAATGAAGATGTTGGAGAGCGTTGAACTGGACAATCGTCAGGCGATTGGGGACGACTTCCTGAATAAACCTGGATTTGACAGCCGCTTGCGCATGACGCATCACACGCATCACGACATCAATTTCATTATGGAATTCCTGGTCTTTAGACATATTTTGGCGATACTTTCAAGCCAAACTTACTGTTGAGTGAAAGTCGGCGGTGTTAGGTAATGCTTTCAAACCCCTATTAAATCACAAAAAGTTATTATGTCCTATATTGGACATATTTTCCATCGTATACGATAGAATAATTATACACCGACTTTATCCAGATGTCAAATTAAACTGGAAAAAAATGGTAATTTTCCGGAGTTTTTCGTCCAAACTCGGTGTTTGACTAAAAATTATCTGCATTTTTTCCGAAATTGGCGGTTTTTAATTGCTGCCGACAAGGCGTTGTGCCTTCATCTTTCGCTTTCGCTTCGCTTTTGACTTAGGTTTCGGTGCGTTCGTTTGGATGTGCTGCGCTTCTTGATTATTTTTGATTGGTTGATTCACTTGAAGGACTTGTTGCTGCTGTGCCACATACTCAGCGTAGTTGCCTTCAAAAAGTTCAGCTGTCCCTCCGGGTTTACCGTCAAAGATTAGCAATTTTGTTGTGAGGCTGTTCAGCAGGTACCGATCGTGAGAAATAATAAAGAGCGTTGCTGGATATTCCGCCAGTGCTGCTTCCAATGCCTCGCGTGCCGGGATGTCGAGATGGTTCGTTGGTTCATCAAGGAGGAGGACATTCGCATGCGCTAATAGTAACTTCGCGAGTAGCACACGGCTCTGTTCTCCGCCGCTTAGGTTTCCGATCCTTTTGAACACATCATCACCGGAAAATAGAAACTTACCCAAGAAGTTACGTATTTCGCCTTGTGTATGTTTCGGTCGAAGTGCCCAGATTTCGTCAATAATTTCGTTGTCTGGGTTGAGTCCCTCCAATTCCTGTGCATAGTACCCAAGCTTAAGTGTGGGACCTACCCACATTTCTCCCTCGGTTGGTGCTTCGTCGCCTAAAATCATTCGGAAGAACGTTGTTTTTCCAGTGCCGTTCGCCCCAATAATTCCGATAATATCGCGGCGGTATACCTCAAAATTCAAATCCGTGAAAATGACCTTGTCGCCGAATGCTTTGCCAACCTTTTGGCATCGGAGGATGTCGTTTCCACCACGGGTTTCGGGCATGAAACTGAGGCTGAGGGTGGGCGCATCGGATTTCGGTTTTTCAACTCTTTCCAAGCGATTCAGTTTTTTCTGTCTACCTTGTGCCTCTCGTGTGCGTTGCCCTGCCATGTTACGGCGGATAAAGTCCTCTTCGTGTTCAATGAACGCCTGCTGTTTTTTGAATGCTCGTTCTGCGACTAATTGTTCAACCCTTTTCGTTTCGACGTACTTGGAGTAGTTTCCACGATAAATTTTTATCTGATGTTCTTCGAGTTCCCAAACTTTGCGGACGACCTTATCTAAGAAGTACCGATCGTGAGAAACAACGAGGACTGCGCCGTTGTATTCAACGTTGAGATAGTTTTCGAGCCACTCAATTCCGTTGATGTCAAGGTGATTTGTGGGCTCATCAAAAAGCAGGAGATCTGGCTTTTCAAGGAGCAGCTTTGCGAGTGTCGCTCGGCTTTTCTGTCCACCGCTGAGAACACGAATCGGGAGATTGAAGTCGAGTTCACTAAAACCCAAGCCGCCGAGGATACGATTGATCTCGTGTTCATAATCGTAGCCTCCGAGTTGTTCGTGCTGTTCTTGAATCCGAGCGTATGCTGCTAAGAGGTCGGGTGCCTCTTCTGTTTCCATCTCCTCTGCGAGCAAAAGCATCTTGTCTTCAAGTGTCCGCCGTTTTTCAAAAACCTTGAGCATCTCTTGCCTGAGGGTGCAGTCATGTGCGAGATCCGGTTCTTGACTGAGGTAACCGATGCGTAAGCCCTTTGCTGAGACAACTTTCCCTTTAAAATTAGCAAGCAGACCGTTTATAATTTTAAGTAACGTTGTTTTACCTGTTCCGTTACGGCCAATTAATCCGATTCGGTCTCCGTGCTCAATTGAAACCGAAATATCGTCGAGAATCAGGTCTGGATCGTACAATTTGGTGATGTGTTCTAATCGTATTAAGGACATCTTTTAATTTTCCCTTGCGGAGGAATGTCGGACGCTTAGACTTTTATGAAGTTTAAA from Candidatus Poribacteria bacterium encodes the following:
- the ftsY gene encoding signal recognition particle-docking protein FtsY; amino-acid sequence: MLRNLFKGSDKSHDESEGVDEQRSWFDRLKSGLTKTRDQFLSQLSGLLRVGRRIDEDLMEEIEEILIQSDVGVDTTLTLMDNVRERVKSEGLSDSSELASVLKSEILNLLGADVPLRIKDEKPYTILVLGVNGAGKTTTIGKLASRFIADGHRVLVAAGDTFRAAAEDQLGIWCERAGAELIRGGENAEPASVVFDAIHAAKHRDADVLIVDTAGRLHTKKPLMDELSKIGRVMGRAHTGAPHEVLLVVDGTVGQNALMQAKIFNDAVPITGVVVTKLDGTAKGGIVIAVNAEIGAPVKLIGIGEKLDDLRDFAGTDFVEALFAEETAE
- a CDS encoding sigma-70 family RNA polymerase sigma factor, which encodes MQSQSPESIPPECNEDVELIERFQQGDTAAFDMLFTRYQKRTYRLVQRFVPNPEDASDLTQDAFIRAYQGLGDFKSQCQFYSWLYRITVNLCIDFLRKKARSEVLLYDSDDSEELPMSNIPDPRSESPAKAMENKELRAHIRKAVRRLPPKQRQIFILRHWDGLSLKDIAATVGRSDGTVKAHLLHAHRNLRKHLRPYLRETDS
- a CDS encoding MarR family transcriptional regulator, with the translated sequence MSKDQEFHNEIDVVMRVMRHAQAAVKSRFIQEVVPNRLTIVQFNALQHLHWYGREAGMSVSELGEHLGLAHNTTSALVSRLERHGWVVRRKCDKDRRRARIQLTPQSEKLFRERVVHETNFWESTFGQLSPQEQETLIDSLKRLKQVMAKPVWPSYAQLHPRDADHLQKRLEADLDELAQAKLKLVGMRLILAQIAEKRNEHELAAYLNQAASEEIRHTNQLLAMLGHGENFERLLSSLIHEDALVYEELLSLLETNPHAEEDEELIVLQQMVQDSQRYKRWFRSVYKQTNQ
- a CDS encoding ABC-F family ATP-binding cassette domain-containing protein, which encodes MSLIRLEHITKLYDPDLILDDISVSIEHGDRIGLIGRNGTGKTTLLKIINGLLANFKGKVVSAKGLRIGYLSQEPDLAHDCTLRQEMLKVFEKRRTLEDKMLLLAEEMETEEAPDLLAAYARIQEQHEQLGGYDYEHEINRILGGLGFSELDFNLPIRVLSGGQKSRATLAKLLLEKPDLLLFDEPTNHLDINGIEWLENYLNVEYNGAVLVVSHDRYFLDKVVRKVWELEEHQIKIYRGNYSKYVETKRVEQLVAERAFKKQQAFIEHEEDFIRRNMAGQRTREAQGRQKKLNRLERVEKPKSDAPTLSLSFMPETRGGNDILRCQKVGKAFGDKVIFTDLNFEVYRRDIIGIIGANGTGKTTFFRMILGDEAPTEGEMWVGPTLKLGYYAQELEGLNPDNEIIDEIWALRPKHTQGEIRNFLGKFLFSGDDVFKRIGNLSGGEQSRVLLAKLLLAHANVLLLDEPTNHLDIPAREALEAALAEYPATLFIISHDRYLLNSLTTKLLIFDGKPGGTAELFEGNYAEYVAQQQQVLQVNQPIKNNQEAQHIQTNAPKPKSKAKRKRKMKAQRLVGSN